GCGGAAAATTGTAGTGGTGCATAAAGCGTTTTGATTCCTCGACTTCTAGCCCATCGAGTATCTGTTCGTCGCTTACGGCCCCTAATGTAAGGCAGGTCAGAACTTGGGTTTGACCACGGGTGAACAAACCGGAACCATGGACTCTCGGGAGCAGTCCTACCTCTACCGTAATAGGCCGAACTTCATCCAAAGACCGCCCATCAGAGCGAACCCCATCTTCCAGAATCATGTGCCTAACTTCGTCTTTGATAGCCATATTAATTACTTCTGACACATCTTTGCTTTGCTCAGGATATACCTCGGCAAATTCTTCCCCGGCAGCTTGTTGGATTTCTCTCAGTTTGGCATCCCGTGCCTGTTTTTCGGGCAGGGTCAAGGCAGCTTTAATCCGATCTACTACCCAGGTACGTACTTTCTCTGCTAAAGGAATATCCACTTGGTACAAAGGTATATCTCGCTTTGGCTTACCTACTTGGCGCACAATTTCCTGTTGGAAAGCTACCAGTTCATTAATGGCTTTTTGGCCAAAGGCCAGAGCGCTCAGTATCGTCTCTTCGTCCACTTGGTTTGCTCCAGCCTCTACCATCATAATAGCATCTTGTTTGCCAGCGACGGTAAGATGTAATCGGCTGGCTTCTTCTTGTTCCACCGTAGGATTAAGGATTGGTTTACCATCTACATGTCCCACAATTACGCTGGCAATAGGGCCGTCAAAAGGAATATCGGAAATAGACAGCGCTAACGAAGCTCCAAACATGGCTGCTATTTCCGGTGAATTATCTTGATCCACCGACAGTACCAGTGCAATCACCTGAACATCATTACGGAAACCTTTAGGGAACAGAGGCCGTATGGGTCGGTCTATCAAACGGGCCGATAACACCGCTTTTTCGCTGGGCCGCCCTTCTCGCTTAATAAAACCGCCCGGAATCTTACCGGCAGCATAAAGGCGCTCTTCATAATCTACCGTCAACGGAAAGAAGTCAATACCTTCTCGCGGTTCGTCAGAGCAGCAGGCGGTAACTAGAACCACCGTATCGCCATACCGCACTAAAGCAGCGCCATTGGCCTGCTTGGCTACATGATTTATTTCCACACTCAACGGTCTACCGGCCAACATGGTTCGAAATGTTTCTGGCAAATTCCCAAACCTCCCTAATCTTATTACGTAATCTCTTCTTTATCGTAGGTAGTATTTCCTTTTCTTCGGCCATGAAGACACCCAAATTAGTAACAAAGAGCGGGTCTCCCCGCTCTTAGTATCTAAGACCCAATTTGTCAACCAAGTTACGGTACCGTTCAATATCCTTAGCTTTTAGATACTCTAACATTCCCCGCCGTTGGCCAACCATCTTAAGCAGTCCACGCCTGGAATGGTGGTCTTTCTTGTGTTCTTTCAGGTGCTCAGTCAAGTAGTTTATGCGCTCGGTAAGGATAGCGATTTGGACTTCCGGTGATCCAGTGTCGAGTTCATGAAGCTGGAAGTCACTGATGATTTCGTGTTTCTTGGGGCCAGTAAGAGCCATTGGTAATACCTCCTATTTTCTTATCCCCACAGTCCCAGAAAACCGTTGGAGGCACGGTTATCCGCGGCTGAGGTTCATACTCGGTCACTTGCCGATAATGGTGATAACTAAGCGACCCAACTTAGTATCTTTTGCAACCAGATCGAACGATCGACCCGACCAGGAAACAAAGCCGCGAAAGCGGGTCGCCGACGGAATGCGACCAGGAATGCTGTAGGCGGCGCTACTTATGTCCTGAGGGGTGATACCTTCTTGCCTTACTTCCTGGAGACGCTTTTGGGCATGCTCGGTGATTATTATCTTCAGCGGCATCATGATTCCGACAATCGAGGTTTACCGATTACAATTCGTTCGTTTTGGATTAACAAAGTGTACAAAGCATCTTGAAAAGCTGCTACCCCGGCATTGTCGGCTTCTGCCCGTTGGTAAATTGTCTCCAGCTCATGCCGTAGGCTCTGAAATTCAGGGCTAACACATATTTCGGCAATCTGAGCCAAAATGACCCGCAGATCTTCTTCTGGCAAACGGTAGCTATCCCCGAGCATTTCCATCGCCCCTTCTGGTTGCCTCCGGGAAAATTCTATCATAAAGCCCCCCGATTGTAAACCGAAGCCAGGCAATTACGATCTACTTTTCGGTCTGTGTATGTAAAGATACGAATAGCTTGTTGTTTGTCAACCTCCATTTGATCCTTGAGTGCATCAGCTGAAACAAATTTTCGTTCCGGGCGCAAGAATGAAATTAACTCGATACAGAGATATTGTCCATACAGATCTTCGCCGAACTCAAAGAAATTAACCTCGAGACGGGCGGTATGATAACCATAAGTCGGTACCAAGCCAATATTTGCTACTCCATATAGGTGTTTATCTTGATATTGACTGCGGACGGCATAAACACCGAAACGAGGTAAGAGCAACTCTTCATTTAAGGTGATGTTAGCCGTGGGAAAGCCGAGAGAGTGCCCTCGTCCAGCTCCGCGGACAACCTGACCTGAAATAGTTGGCCATCGTCCGAGAATAGTTGCCGCCTTTGCCACTTCCCCTTGGCTAATTAATTGTCTTATTCGACTGCTGGAAACGACTTCGCCGTCACAAGTAACCGGTGGAACTATGGTTACTCCAAAGCCAAGCTCTCGACCCCAAGCTGTTAACTTCTCCGGCGTACCACGTCGTTTGTGACCAAAAGAGTAGTTGTACCCGACGGTAACATGCTTAGTCTTGAGTACATCAGTCAAGACGAGGCGGGCGAAGGTAAAAGCATCTGTATCAGCGAAGGTCAAGGTAAAAGGGAGCACCAACAGAAAATCCACACCCAGTTGTGCAATTAACTCAGTTTTCTTGCTTAAGGACGTGATTAGCTTAGGGGCTAGATCAGGGTTAATCACAGCTAGCGGATGAGGTTCAAAAGACAGGACCGCGCTGGGTAGTGCCTGTCGCTGTGCTTCCTGAACGGTAGTCATGATTATGCTCTGATGACCAACGTGAACGCCGTCAAAGAAGCCCAGTGCTACGCTACCCACAGAAGTCTTTGAGTGCCAATTGTCAAATCCGGTCATAATTCTCATTGCCCTCAACGCTCCTTAGTTAAACACAACCTTTGGTTGTAAGCGATACTTAGTCGGACCGCCAGCGCAAAGTTGGCCTACTCCCAAGAAGATGCCGTCCCGATCGCAGACTCGAACGGACATAACTTTGCTCTGTAAAGTCATGCTTTGTTCCAGCATGACTGGATTACCGTGCTTAAATAGGTTAACATCTTCTTGACCGAGAGCAACGGCAGATAGGTTAGACAAGGCTTCTTGGGGCGGACAGAGCCAACGGGAAGGCAAAGCTTGTCTAAGATAAGTCTCAAATTCGTCCGGGGTCAGGCTGGTTGAGATGGTGAATGGTCCGCTTTGTGTCCGCAAAAGAAACGAGAGATAAGAGCTGCAATTCAAAGCTGTACCAATATCAGCGGCCAGAGTACGTACATAGGTGCCGGCGGAGCAGGTACATTTGATTAAAGAACGAGGGTAAGTGCGCTCAGGGTTAAACGAAAGCAGCTTAAGTTTGTGTATTAATACCGGCCGCGCCGGTCGGTCCACCTCAACTCCTTTTCGGGCCAGATCATATAGGCGGTGGCCGCGCCATTTAACAGCGGACACCATTGGCGGTACTTGCGAAATCGCCCCTGTAAACTCCAGCAACACTGTTTCCAAGTCCTGGCGAACGAACTGGGCCGGTTCGTTGGCTGTGATATTGCCACCGGCGTCCAGCGTATCAGTAGCCAGACCAAAGGTGATTTCACCCAGGTAAGTTTTGGTTGTATCTAAATACTGGATCAGCCGGGTAGCTCTACCGATGGCAATAACCAGAACACCGGCGGCTAAAGGATCCAACGTGCCGGT
The sequence above is a segment of the Bacillota bacterium genome. Coding sequences within it:
- a CDS encoding polyribonucleotide nucleotidyltransferase, which produces MLAGRPLSVEINHVAKQANGAALVRYGDTVVLVTACCSDEPREGIDFFPLTVDYEERLYAAGKIPGGFIKREGRPSEKAVLSARLIDRPIRPLFPKGFRNDVQVIALVLSVDQDNSPEIAAMFGASLALSISDIPFDGPIASVIVGHVDGKPILNPTVEQEEASRLHLTVAGKQDAIMMVEAGANQVDEETILSALAFGQKAINELVAFQQEIVRQVGKPKRDIPLYQVDIPLAEKVRTWVVDRIKAALTLPEKQARDAKLREIQQAAGEEFAEVYPEQSKDVSEVINMAIKDEVRHMILEDGVRSDGRSLDEVRPITVEVGLLPRVHGSGLFTRGQTQVLTCLTLGAVSDEQILDGLEVEESKRFMHHYNFPPSSAGETRPIRGPGRREIGHGALAERALEPMIPHESEFPYTIRLVSEVLESNGSTSMASVCGSTLALMDGGVPLKAPVAGVAMGLIKDEDRIAVLTDIQGMEDANGDMDFKVAGTSKGITALQMDIKVPGITVDILRQALDQAKHGRLFILAEMLKAIPAPRAEISPYAPRMLTMEIDPDKIRDVIGPGGKTIRKIIEETGVQIDIEDDGRVFITALDEGAAYKAQDKIKLLTQEVEVGAIYLGKVTRILNFGAFVEILPGKEGLVHISQLARTRVAKVEDVVSIGDEIMVKVTEIDRQGRINLSRKEVLKAEAQHSPEKGRSPRR
- the rpsO gene encoding 30S ribosomal protein S15; translated protein: MALTGPKKHEIISDFQLHELDTGSPEVQIAILTERINYLTEHLKEHKKDHHSRRGLLKMVGQRRGMLEYLKAKDIERYRNLVDKLGLRY
- a CDS encoding bifunctional riboflavin kinase/FAD synthetase gives rise to the protein MRIMTGFDNWHSKTSVGSVALGFFDGVHVGHQSIIMTTVQEAQRQALPSAVLSFEPHPLAVINPDLAPKLITSLSKKTELIAQLGVDFLLVLPFTLTFADTDAFTFARLVLTDVLKTKHVTVGYNYSFGHKRRGTPEKLTAWGRELGFGVTIVPPVTCDGEVVSSSRIRQLISQGEVAKAATILGRWPTISGQVVRGAGRGHSLGFPTANITLNEELLLPRFGVYAVRSQYQDKHLYGVANIGLVPTYGYHTARLEVNFFEFGEDLYGQYLCIELISFLRPERKFVSADALKDQMEVDKQQAIRIFTYTDRKVDRNCLASVYNRGAL
- the truB gene encoding tRNA pseudouridine(55) synthase TruB, coding for MLDGFVSLLKPPGPTSHDMVAYVRRLLGIKRAGHTGTLDPLAAGVLVIAIGRATRLIQYLDTTKTYLGEITFGLATDTLDAGGNITANEPAQFVRQDLETVLLEFTGAISQVPPMVSAVKWRGHRLYDLARKGVEVDRPARPVLIHKLKLLSFNPERTYPRSLIKCTCSAGTYVRTLAADIGTALNCSSYLSFLLRTQSGPFTISTSLTPDEFETYLRQALPSRWLCPPQEALSNLSAVALGQEDVNLFKHGNPVMLEQSMTLQSKVMSVRVCDRDGIFLGVGQLCAGGPTKYRLQPKVVFN